The Brassica oleracea var. oleracea cultivar TO1000 chromosome C7, BOL, whole genome shotgun sequence sequence GTGCGTCGTTGGTTTGTAGGAGATGGGTGGAGGGTGGGTGTTTTTGGTAAGGTTTTTGGTTTTTGGTGGGATTGAAGGAAGCTCTAAACAGTTTAGAATGTGTATGGGATAGAGACGACTCATGAAGCATGGCGATTTTAGCTGCACTAGCAATAGTAATGACTTCAAACTGTCTAGTATGGAGTGATAGATGAGTGTTCATGTTAGCGAGGAAGATGCTAAGAGCATGTTCTTCAGGTAATATGATTCTCATCCTAGCGGTTTCAAACTTATCCAAATAATTAATCACATTATCAGAGCCTTGTTTGAGTGCTACCAACTCAGCCAGAGGGTCATCATACAGCGCACTGAATCGACTGGAGATGGCGACAACAAACTCAGTCCAAGAGGGAAGAACGCCATACCTAGTACTCATGAAGTTGTGGTTCCATTCACTAGCTTTGTCAGTAAAGTGTAAGGCGGCTAAGCGAACTTTCAGATCTGGTGAGGCTCCATCGATGTCGAAGAACTGCTCACACTTAGAGATCCCGTCGTGGAGCTGAGTGCCGTCAAAGGCTGGGACATCTTCGAGAGTCGAGACGCCAAGGCTTTGTGTTGTGGGGGATGTTGTGGTCGTAGACCTCGTTGTATCCAGTCAGATCTGAAGGGTCTGGTGGTTGGTGTGGGGTTGAGTTGTTGGGAGTCGCTGGGTGGGAAGGACATGGGTCCATCGGAGCCTTTCCCGTTGCTTGGAGCGGAGCGGTAGTGTTGTTGAAGATCATAGGTTCAAGTCTGTCGAAGCGTGAGTCGAGTGAGTCAGCTCGGGACTTAAACTCGCGGCGAGGAGCTCGTGTAAAGAGCAGATCTCGTCGACTTGTTCAGTCAAGGAGTGTTCTTGGAGTCTAGTTTCCACCATTGTGCACCGGGGATTGAGAGAATCTCATACTAGTGAGACAGTAGGTATGAGTGTAACTGATAATCCAAACTAGGAGCTAACCGATAGCTCTAAGTAAGGTGAATGCTTGCCTAGAAGGAGATTATGAGATAGAAAAAATCATCTCGAAGGTACTAGATCCTTCATGACAGAAAACATAGAGTTTTTGAGGTTTCGAAAATGATTTTATTTCTGATAACTTTTCCTCTACAAATGCAGGTACTACATATAGAAAAAGACTAAGAAAAGATAAGGCTCACTAACGGTCTAAACATGACCTGTGATGACTAGAAAGCAAAAACAAAAAGTGAAAGTCGTTGAGCATAATACATGGATATTCATTTGGGATAAGGATGTCATGGGTGACTCATCCTATGACACATGGGCTGTTTTTGGTGACTCCAATCAGGTTTTTTGCCCTTGTGAAAACTTAGATGCTTATGAATCAAATATTGATATTCAAACCCCCTCTTTGGTAATAATCGTTATCCAATCAGCTCTGGGCGATCTCAACATCATGGGCTCATCCCATTCTTGGTGGATTAAGAGGCGGGGTAACCCTACTACAAAGAAGCTGGATTGAGTTCTACTACATGATGATGGGCTTGTTCAATAACCATTGTTTTTACTTTCTTTGGTGAGCATTAATTTCAGATCATGCATCCAGAGTATATGTATTTCTATGCAGTCTCGCTCATAGGCAAAAACACCATTCCGTTTTTTTTTTACTTTCTTCTTTAGAATGAGAATTTCCTTGGTTTACTCGCCCATCACTAATTCACATCCACTGTTATGGTTCTTCACAATTTCGTTTGGCCAGGAAATTTCTTAAATCGAGTTATCAGGGATTTCAGTCTCAGTCTTTAGCTGCTACTCAAATCCGAATGTTAAATGATCCATCTATGGCTAATGTTGAAACAAAGCTACACTTACATAAGAAATGGCATGTCTTATCTAGTGCTGAGGAGAAATTTTTATTTCAAAGGTCAAAAGTTACGTGACTCCAAGTTGGGGATCATAACACACCATATTTTCATCATATAACAAGCACAAGGCTAACGATCAACCACATACACTACCTTGAAGATTAGGCGGGTAACATGTTCAAACACAGTAAGATAGTCTGAAGGGTTGAATATTTTTCTGGCCTTTTGGGAAAACATGTTTCAGAGCCACTCTTCATTCAAATGGACATCATCTCACTTATGGAGTTCAGTTGCTATGATTCTCAGCAGACTAGGCTTATAAAACCCTTCACCCGCGAGGATATTTAAGTCACTTTTCTTCTCTCTTCCTTATAACAAAGCAAGTGTTCCTTGGCTATAACCCAAAATACTTTACGAGTTGCTGGAGTGTGGTTGGAGGAGAGATAATCTCTTCTCTGGAAGATGATTTCAAATCTAGATTCTTGCTAAAGCAGTTAAACACCAAGAACTTGGCTCTTATATCGAAAAATTCCCAACTCCTCCAAGACTTCAGGTTTCCAACCAATCTCATGTTTGAAAACGGTGTACAAAGTGATCACGAAACTGTTGGCTGAACGGTTGAATGAGATCTTAACTTCGGCAATTAGACACTCTCAATCTGCCTTCCTTCCGGCAGACTGCTTATGAAAAACGTTTATATACTATAGTTGAAGATTCTTTTTTTTTTAACTTGGAACTCGCGGATACATAAAAAAGTTTAAATATTACAGTTGAAGCCTGTTAAAAGTTGCATATATATCTTTTGAATAGTGATCAGTCAAGGCATAGCTATTATAAAAGAGATAATAGATCGTCCAAAGACGTTTATGGGAGATAATTAGGTCTTTTCACCTTTGTGTATGTTGTCGAGATGATTCTAGATAATATTTTAAAACTGAGTAGCTTTTTTATTTTTACAAAATTGAAATCAGTGTCTATTCATTTTCTTTTGTCTTCAAAAACTATTTTTTTATCGCTGATTTTTTTTTACTAATTTTGGATAATTTTCTATTGGAGTTAAAAAAAGGGTTAATTTTCTATTCTTTGCCAATTTTCATTTATTAAAAATAAGCCGATTTGAATTTAAAGGTTTTGACAAATATGAAAACCTGTCTCCAACAAGTTGCCATGAATTACAATTTCAACCAGCGGGGTTGGCCTGGTGGTGTTGAGAGAGCTTCGGCCTCAATACGCACCCGGGATCGAACCGCTGGCCAGGCAATTGGGATATCTAATTCCCCATAGTACTAAATGGTCCGCCTCGCGCCGAGGGGTTGGCCCCTGGAGATGGAAGTCCCTCCAGGTTAATCAAAAAAAAAAAAAAAAAAAAATGAATTACAATGAATTCCTTTTGCAAAAAAAAACAATGAATTACAATTTCTCATGGTTCATTAATTATGTTAAAAATCTTCAGGTGTTAATGTTCGGTACAAAGCTGGATTGTTTAACCATCCATGAATTAAAGTCAGATTAACGCATGCTTTGAATCCTTTGATCGCAAACTCCGTTTCAGGAAAAAAATTCACGTGATCGAATATGCAAATAACGTGTTTGACGAATTGTCGTATGTGAGAGCTGAGAAGTCTAGTCTCTAGATAAGCCAATTTTACTGTATTGTTGTTGACTTTCTATGATCTATGTTATCTTTTAACTAGAAAGATGTCAAAAATATCTAAGATAATACCAATATTTGTCAAAAGACAGACTTTTCTTTCTTCACTCTAATCCAATTAGCTTTTTGTGCAACCCAAAGTTGACTCAATGTAATTCTTTATTACTTACCATCAAAGAAAACAGTTGAAGACTCGCTACATCACTGGTCAATTTTCTTACATTCATTATTATATTCACCCTTTATATAATTTATTTACTCATTCTTGATCAATTTCTCACTTAATTTTGGTTTGTCGAATAAGTATCACAGAGGTAAGATCATCAACAGCTGAAGTTATTAGATGTTGTTGCACCTTGATCTGAAGTTATTAGATGTTGTTGCACCTTGATTTAAGTAAGTTGTAGTTTTATAATGTTTAGATGTTCTGAAACAATTGTGTTGTCTACTTTCCAGTGAACATCAGCAATGGCTGCATCATCAGCTAACGAGAATTCGGATAAACCTAGAAGAACCGTAACATCATTCCGCAACTTTGTTTCACAGAATCATGATTCTCAGTTTCCAGCAGAATCAGGAAGATACCATTTGTACATCTCTTACGCTTGTCCATGCATGGGCTTCTAGATGCCTCGCAGTATTAAAACTCAAAGGACTTGATAAAGCAATAACCTTCACGGTCAGTTCATATATCATTTTTCTAGACATATCCATTAAAATTATCACGAAACATAATGTGACCGGTCTTGTTCTTTATTAGTCTGTTCAACCTCTTTGGAGAAAAACAAAAGAAAACGATGAGCATATGGGATGGGTTTTTCCCGACTCAGATAAGGAGGTTCCTGGAGCTGAGCGAGACCATATCAATGGTGCGAAAAGCGTTAGAGGACTTTATGACATTGCTAGCTTGAACTACACAGGCAAATGCACTGTTCCTGTAAGTCACTAATTATTTTATATCCATGGTGTGTACTTATTTTAAGTCTAGCTCTGTTACTTTATTGGTTTCATTGTTTGAGGTAGGTTCTTTGGGATAAGAAACTTAACACTATAGTTAACAATGAGAGCTCTGAGATACTCCGAATGTTCAGCACCGAGTTCAATCATTTTGCCGAAATTCCTTGTCTTGATCTTTATCCTCCCAACCTCCGATCATTAATCAATGAGACAAACGAATGGGTACACCATGGGATAAATAACGGTGTTTACAAATGTGGTTTTGCTACAACTCAAACAGCATATGATGAGGTAAAGCAACTTTGCAGTTTACTATGTCGATATGGTATTAAAAAAGATTGATTCCAACAAGTTTTGTTTTCTCTTTATAGGCAGTGAAGCAATTGTTCGATGCATTGGACAAATGCGAAGAAATACTCGAAAAACAACGGTTTCTTTGTGGAAACACTTTGACTGAACCAGATATTCGGTTGTTCGTCACTCTCATAAGATTTGACGAGGTTGTTTATGCTCAACTAATTTTTATGTTTTGGGTTTGTATTTACAGTTTGTTGAATTTACCGTATGTTTGTGTTGTAGGCTTACACGGTGATCTTCAAATGCAGTAAAAGACTCATAAGGGAGTATTCAAATCTCTTTAACTACACGAAAGATATCTACCAAATCCCCGGGTTGAGCAGTACAGTGAAGATGGACCATGTCAAGCAAAATTACTATGGAAGCTTTCCTTCTATAAACCCTCTTGGGATTGTAGCTCATGGACCAAACATCGATTACTCTTTGTCTCATGACCGACATAGATTCTCCTAATAAACAGCATCGACTACCTCAAGAATGTGCGTCTCTTTCTCTTCAGAAACCCTTTTTTACATTTGACCTATTGGTCTATGTTTTGCATTGTGAGCGACAATTATGTTTTTTTAGTCTTAATATGTTTAGCATATGGAACTGAATATTATATGTAACCCAAAATACAGTATGAGAGTATATGACCAGAACAATTATTTTAACTATAAAACTAAACTTCGGTAAAGATGAAAACAACACTACTAGAAATAAAAATTGTAAATTGAATAAAATAAATTTTACAAAGTGTTTCTTTTTTGTTTGCATATGAGAAAATTTGTTATTTAAAGAGATTTCTGGATTCCACTGCTTGACGATTTGCTTCAATTTCTACTTTCATTTTTTTTTTTGAATGAATGTTAAGTTGATTCAAAAGAAAAATAAACGTTTTTGCACAACTGAGTTGCTTAAATATTCAAAACAAAAACAATTTGATGATAAAACTAAAAAGCTCCTCATCTCGTTGCCAACCAAGCTTGCATACATCCCTCATATCCTCTTTCTAGTTGCATTGCAGGGACCGTGAAACATCATTGTCGGCTCACTTCTCTTGGGTTTCCTCTCACGGCCACATGATCCAGAAATCTTTGTATCAGGACAACCATTGACTCTATGAAATGGTAATCTGTCGTGTCACTGTTGTACCATACAAGTGAGAGATATCAACATGCTTGTTCAAACAGTTGTCCGCTTCTGACTGAAATTAGAATTTGAACTAGTAACATGCTTAAGACATACCAAGAACATAGGATTCTAGATGTAATTACCTACCCGGCTACTGACTTATTTAACTATGGTCTTGGGAGGAGGGGTTAAAAAACAGAGAATATAGGAGACCAAAAGAAAAAATAAAATAAAAAAACAAACATCAACCTTTGTTCTGCTCGGGGAATGCCTCTTATGTCAGGAATAGTTACTAAAGCTTCCTCCCATTTCCGAGTTCTTTCTAGCTGGTGTAGATGTCTGCGCTGCAAATCTCTAAACTTATCGCCAAAGTCTCCTCTAAGTTCTTTCACAACCAAAGGATCAAGATTGTAGAAGATGGGAATCACTATGAGACGACCTTGATCCCTAAGTTCCTTCATCTTGGCCAGCACATCCAAGCTCCTATCTGAGTCGGCGAAATTCTTTGAGAAGATTACCATTGCGATCTTCGACTCTTCTATCCTCGTCAACAGGCTAGCTAGGTCTGTGTTCAATAACTCGTTCTCGTCTAAGAAAACATTTATATTCGCTCTTCTTAAAGCAGGGTCGAGAAAGCTTACGAAGTGGTTCCCCACATCTTCTCCCCGGAAGCTGATGAACACTTGAGGCCCTATTCGGGTTGCAACCGATGACGAAGCAGCCATGTGTGAGCTTCTGGGAAAGAAAAAGCAGAAACAGAGTTTTTGTTGATTGTTGTTTGACCTTGTGTGTTTTGTCAAGTTGTTTTGAACGCAAAAGGATTATCCAACGTCTTATTAATATATAATTAAAAGGTTGGTAATGTTAATATTTAAGTTGTCAACATGTATAATTTTTAAAACATGTCAACAACTTGTCGTAGAAATTTGAATTGGTCGTTTAACTCTATCGACATCCCCGGTCCATGAACCGTTCAACATTTCTATGAGTTTTAGGACAAAAATATTGATCTAAATTTATACTTTCAAAAGTTCTTATTAACCAGCGGAAATCCTGGAACAAGTAACAAATATCCGGGAGATGTATGATAGATGAATTATGCACACATCACACATGACACATTCTTCATTGGTTACATACGAAGATGAATAAACTCTAGAGGAGAAACTCAGTTATTGAGAGCAAGAAACCAACAAAGAAGAATCTCACCATTTCACTCGGAGCTCGAAGCCCTCTCATTGGCAATGGAGTGCCTTCTATAGGCATCGACATCTCAAGCTTTTGTCACCGATTGTAATAATATAGTCTTGATGATTGAAGATCCAAAAGCATGGCCTCTCTTTTCCAGTGAACTTAAAGAGATAATAAAGCTGAAGAATATATTCACAGAGTTCTCAACTGTTTTTAATCTTCATACTGAAAATGTATCGTCTGATACATTAATAAAAATAGCAATATCCTTTCATAGGGAGTTATACTACATTAGTTGTTCTTTTTTTGGTTTGGTTCCCCGTACCACCTCGAGTTTAATAGAATAGTCATTTGATGAAAACAAAAGTAAGCTCTCTCGTTTAATATTGCTCTCTCTTCTCTCTAATCGTCTTCCACCTCCAAGCTCTGATTTTCCGGCCGACGCAGATGGGTTTCCGCAGCCATAGCGTCGGTCCGGTTTGTCTCTTTGTTCTCTCTCCTTAGATTTGTTTGTGTTTTTATGGCTGTCAGAACTTGGATTTTCAATATCAGATCTTGAATACATTGATAAATCTGAAGGATGGTCTCAGTTTGGCTTTGAATGTGGTTAGCTTCTCTGATGCCTTGAGTGTTGGATTCTATGTCGCCTGATTCGCGATCTCCTCTTCGGTTTCAAGCTCCGGTCTCCTTTTCTATGATTTATCTGTGGTATGTCTTGTCTCACTTTTGGTGGAGTGGATTCCAGGATTAGATGGAGTGCTTATCCTTGAATTTGGATGCAATGGGTTGGTTGCGGTGGTGACTGTTCTTCTTCTGTTATGTCGTGTAGTTCCGGCTCGATTCAATGGATTTGGAGCTTCGGCTCTTCTATTTCAAGTTGTTGCTAGTCGTTTGGTGAAATCAGTGTCTTCTCAGCTTGTCTTCCATTGATTGTTCCATGCAGGTGATGCTCGTGGTCCTTCGATGTTTCTGAAGCAATTTAACGAGTTCTGGCTTCGTCTTCCTCAATAAGTCCGAATGTTGTTCTATGCTCCATCAAATCCATCTTCCCGGTTATCGTCTGTCTCCTCTTTCCAAGGCGTTATTTGTTTTTCTGATCTGATATTTTTGTAGTCTTTGATTTGTTTGTTCACTTCATCTTTGTTGTTTGTTTTAGCTTGCCTTTCTCAGGGCTTTATTCTAGAAGAACTTGTTCATGCTCGCTTTGTATCCCTCAAATGCATTTTTCCATGTATTTCAGTATTAGTATTTCACCTGTGATGTTACTTTAATTCAGTGTTTAAAAAAGAAGAGGAATTAATTTTATAAATTTCTGTTTTAGAAAAAAACATATATAGAAAAAAACATATATAGAAATATTTAAATTTAATATAATATACAGTGCTCTAAAATACGGCCTATGTGTCCGTCTAGACGGGTTCCAGGCGCAAGGATCGATCAAAAACTTTATTTAGTATGGGACCCTGTAATATTTAGTTGACGGATACATAAATAAATTTTGGATTACTTATATAAGAAAAAAAAATAAAGAGAGTGGGGGTATATGCCACACCTTTGTTCAACATTCGAGTAGGGGTATATGCCACACCTTACATATTCTATGTTATACTGTTTTATGAGAATTTAAATAATTCAGATGCATAATAGAGTTTATGCAGATATGTACAGTGCGGTCTATGCGAACACATAAACAGATTTTAAACATTAATATTCTAAAAATATTTTTTATTATATATTTTATTAATTTGTTTGTATTAATTTTTTTTTATTTTATGTATTTATATCTATCAATTTAATTATTTGCAAAACAATCATGAGATAATAAAATTTCTTGTTTCTTATGTTTCTAGCTAATGTGTGGTGGATACTTTTTTTTTTTTTTGGTAACTATGTGTGGTGGATACTTCATATGAAGTATTCTCTCATAATTTTTTTAAATGATCTATTCATGTTTGATAATGTGGTTTAATGTCTTTCTTGCAGAGAATGTAGTTGCTCTAGTTTTATTGTTAGATTTTATGCAAGAGAATGTGCTATAGATTTTTTTTTTTTTTTTTTTGATCAAACGTGCTATAGATTTTTTTAAAAAGATTTTTTATTGCAACTACATTATCTGCAAAAAAAAAAAAGATTTGTTAATCATCTTTATTTCTTAATTGAATTTAAATCTTTTTTTCTTTCAGAGAATGTAGTTTGGTCATAAGAGGATATTTACATAATTTTATTGTTAGCTTTCCATATTTGATTGAATATGTGATATAGGTTTGAATTTCAAATCAAATTATTGGGTTTTTTTCTCTAAACTCTCCTCTATTTTACATGTATAGAAATTTATTTTGTTTCTTTATTAAAAATAACACTAAAACTTGTTTTGTGCACTCTGGTGAATATTTAATTTATATTTTAAAATGATTAA is a genomic window containing:
- the LOC106304293 gene encoding protein PHLOEM PROTEIN 2-LIKE A6-like; the protein is MAASSSVATRIGPQVFISFRGEDVGNHFVSFLDPALRRANINVFLDENELLNTDLASLLTRIEESKIAMVIFSKNFADSDRSLDVLAKMKELRDQGRLIVIPIFYNLDPLVVKELRGDFGDKFRDLQRRHLHQLERTRKWEEALVTIPDIRGIPRAEQSDTTDYHFIESMVVLIQRFLDHVAVRGNPREVSRQ